Below is a window of Desmonostoc muscorum LEGE 12446 DNA.
GAGTAAAGACAATAGTTCGATTCCTCACCAATTGGGGGGCTAGCTATTTTAAAGGGAATTGATTTATTGTTTATTTTTTACACAACGGAAGTGGTAGCACTAAATTATGCAAGAGCCGACAATAGACCAAGCAAAGGAGCTTTTTAGAGTCAGGACTTACGCACAATTAACGGAAAATCGAACCACAGAGGACGCAGAGGGCACGGAGAAATAAGAGTTTCAGAGAGTTTTTGCGTAAGTCCTAAGAGTTTGCTACCACTTGACGAATATGTACTGTTCAGTTCACATAGTGAGAATAGATGAAACAACTAACCGTGTTTACATACTCGCTGGAGAAGACACTCAACTAGAAATATTCCCAAACGGGAGAGTGAGATACTTATGACTAAGCCGAATTTTCAAGCGATGACTAAGCAAGAATTAAGAGCTTATGTGCTGGAACACCGAGATGAACAAGAGGCTTTTTATGCATTAGTTGATAAACTCAGAGAGGAACCAGGAATTGAGATTACCTCAATGGAACAGTTACATCAATTAATTGAAGCAAAACGCGACAAAGCCGATATCACAGATGCTCGCGCAGCAATAGAGAAAGTATCACAAATCGGCACAATATCTCTTGAAAACCTCAAAAGGGAACTGAGACAGTGAGCTATAAAGTACAAATTATAAATACAGCTGTGCAGCAAATCAAACAACTGAATTCGCAAGTGCAGCAGCAAGCGATCGCCAAGTTAGAAGAATTGGCATTCAACCCACTTCCAGAAGGTGTAAAAAATTTAGAATCTGGAGAAAATTTGTATTTAGTTTTTCTCGATAAATATCGTATTGTTTATCAAATACACCAAGAAGCTTCGCTAATCACAGTCACGAAAGTTGCTCATCCAAAAGACTATTGATTTTTTCCTGGGCGACAACCAGACAAAATTTCGTGCATCTTCACCACTTGTCCAATAACTGCGATCGCCGGCGCACCAAATCCACTTTCTTCCACTTGCTGGACAATGGTTTCCAATGTCCCAATCAATTCTTCTTGTTCTGGACGCGTACCCCAGCGCACCAAAGCAATGGGCGTTTCTAAACTCAACCCAGCCTTAGTTAATTGTTCCACAATGTAAGGCAAATTGTGAATTCCCATATAAATCACAACAGTTTCGGAACCGTGGGCGATCGCACTCCAATTAACTAAGGGTTTATATTTACCTGCTGCTTCGTGTCCAGTGACAAATGTCACTGAAGAACTATACAATCTATGCGTCAATGGTATACCTGCATAGGCGGCGGCGGCAATTCCCGAAGTGATACCAGGCACAACTTCCACTGGAATTCCGGCATTGACTAATTCTGCCATTTCTTCGCCACCACGACCAAAAATAAAGGGATCGCCACCCTTTAGCCGCACTACAATTGCATGATCCTGGGCTTTATCAATCAGCAGTTGAGTGGTTTCTTCCTGGAACAGCGAATGTTTACCTCTCCGCTTACCAGCGTTAATTTGCTCTGCTTGGGGATTAATCATTGCCAGAATTGCTGGACTCACCAAAGCATCATAGATGACTACATCTGCACATTCCAATAAACCTTTCGCCTTCAGGGTTATTAGTCCTGGATCTCCTGGCCCCGCACCTACTAAATAAACCTTTCCCAAATATTTGTTCCTCTCTGTGATTGTGCGGTTCATTTGTCTGTTAAATCCCAAATTAAATCGGCTAATTCTGCACTTGCTCCCAGAGGTTCTGCTAAGTGGAAAGTGACTGCCGAAAATTGTAATTTTAGCGTTTCTATTGAGGTGGCGATCGCATCGGTTATTCCACCTGGGAATAAAAAGTATGGCAAAATTGCAATTTCCTCATAGCCAGCAGCAACCAACTCTTTCACCCGTAATTCTAAACTACCAGGTACAGACCAATAAGCAGCGATCGCTCCCAAACTCGCCGCCATTGCTTCGATTGGTTTTTGAGAATCAGGGCGACGGCTACCATGAGCTAACAGAATCCATGCTTCTGCTTTTATCTTAGCAATTTGCTTGGAGAGCAATTTATTCAAATCTGGGTGAGAACCTAAGTATGGTTGCAATTCAATCATGATATCTTCACCAGTCGCCTGTCGTGCCAGGGCTACTTCGGCGGGAATATCTGTCATTACATGCACTCCCGGCAGCAGAAATAGCGGTAGAATCTTGAGGTGATGTTCATTTTCAGACACTTTCTCAACACCAAAAGCAGTCTCAGCAAATTGTTTAATCTGCTCGTGTAGAGGCTTTTGACTCATTTCTAAAGCAGCTATACCTACCAGATGTTCGCTATTTGCTTGGTTGTGATTATTGTGCAATTTCTCAGATACTATCCTTGCCAGTTCCTGCATAGCAATTTCTGGGCGCGGATCGCGGCTTCCGTGAGATACTAATAGATATGCAAATGACATGGGCAAGCTTAAACTTTCAGTGATTAGTTTTCATGTGCAAGGGACTGGGGACTGGGTATTGGGTATTGGGAAAGAGGATCTTGGGCGTGTCATAAATTAGGTAATTAATTTAAATGACATAAATGTAGACAAACATAGTCAGATATGCTCATTTGTGTTGTGGTACAAAAATGAAACTATCAATGTTATTTAACTTCTTCATACCATATACCAACGGTTTCAAAAGCAGCATAGGCAAGCTTGAGAAAATTCACCACTCTCTGTTTGCTGATTATTCCAAATTCTTTATACTGTCTTGCGTCTGCAAATGTTAATCTATGCTGGTCTATAATATTTCTTTCTTTATAGGCTAGTTTGGGAAAATCTATAGCCTTAATATTATATTTTTTGACTATCTCTTGTATTGTCACATCTGAATTTACGTGTTCCCAGTCATCACATAAGCCTAAATTTCTGATCAATACATGAGGAACTTTGCCACCATAGCTATTTACAGATTGCTTAAATAGATTTAAGCTGTCATACCCTCCGGTTGACACAAACCACTTACAAAAATATACCCCTTGTGAATCTCCCAGTTCAATCAAATGATTCTTCTCAATCCATTCCTTGACTGCTCTATGAGATTGTGCCGCTAGATTAGCAATCACTGTTTTATTCATTGCGATCTCAAAGATTTTATCCGCCTTATCAGCTTGCTTCTCATCTTCTGTAAACACTGCATACTGACATATCCCCTTGTACACCCCAGCTACATCTGGATTTGACCTATCGGTTTCTACTGGTACAAAGGGCATATTTTTATCCAGACAATACTGAATCATTGTTCTAGCGACTAGAGACTTGCCTACCCCTCCCTTTTCCCCGTCTATCAAATGAATTGTTGGCATAGCTGCACCCCTTTATCTTTAAACCTAGTATTGATTAATTTGGCTCAGATTCACTTGCTGTTTGTCGCCTAGTAATTTTAGCCGTTTTTCCTGATAACTTTTTTCCCCTGTTGCTGGTCTAACCAAACTGAACATCCGTATTATAGGGGAGCCGGGCGGCATTCATACGCAAAATCTGGAAACCTTGTATCCCATTCTTTCGGTCAAACAACGCATCGTCTCAATCAATAACTAGGAACTTGCGGTATTATCAATTCATAATCTAGAAGTGTTGTAGTACGTCATAGCCCAAATAAAACTACTCTTTCAAAGAGTTTAAAAGCTGACACCATATCTATTCTTTCTTTCTTTTGCCTTTTGCCTTATTGCTCTTGGGCAGTGTAGGTATAAAATTGATCAAAAGCTCCCACCGTTTCAAATCTGTAAGAAGGTATCCAAGAATTTATTTTTAAATCTGTACGGTAAACACTAAAAATAATATAGTTTTGCCTTTCTGTAGTTCTGTTAATGATTTCCTGCATTTGCGGGTTAGCTTCATCGACCAACTTCTCACAATTAAAACGAATTAAATTTTCTATGAAATTCGTAGTTTTTTTGCATACATCGGTTTTTAAGTAACTTGCCAACCGTTGCACTGCATATTCTTCATAGGCAACCTGACTGGGATTAGTCTTCGCCATTGTCACACCCAAGGCGGCGATTCCTGCTGCTGCTCCAGTACACGCTATGATGGTTAACTGTTTCATGTTTCCCAAGTCAAATTCATTATAATTGTTAGATTCCAGAGACTCTAAATAGAATTACTCCGTTCCTGGAACAAAACTCTTGCTCGCTTTCCAAAAAATTGCTATAATTCAAATTGTCGAATGGCGAGCGTAGCCAAGTGGTTAAGGCAGTGGTTTGTGGTACCACCATTCGTGGGTTCGAGTCCCATCGTTCGCCCTTATCAGATTTATAGACTTAAAAGGTCAGCAAAACTGAACCAGGATATACATTAATTTAGTTTTTGACACTCCCCAGCCTAAAGGCGTGGGGATTCTACATTCACAGACTCGCCGTTAGACAGCAGGCTTGCGCCAACCGCCCAAGAGGGCAAATCTCCTGTAGCGTAGCTTCCGGTGTGCCCCACCGTAGTTAATCCTAGTCTTAGAATATTAATAGCTGCATTGATATCTCTATCTTCTACGTATCCGCAATTAAGGCAAACGTGGGTTCTTGTAGATAGAGATTTTTTAACTTTCTTGCCACAGTTAGAGCAATTTTGGCTTGTATTATGGGGTGGAACTGCAACAGTCACCTTCCCATATTTATGCCCAAAATACTCCAACCACTGGCGGAAAGTATACCAACCAGCATCACTAATTGATTTAGCTAGATGTCGATTACGTACCAGCCCTTTCACATTTAAATCTAGCCTTCGGCAAGGCGAAGCGCCTACATAGGCTACCAAATCGTTAGATTGGATGACGGAGTACGCTAATCTCTTGCAATACTCTTTTCGTTGCCTACTTACTTTTAAATGCTTCCGGGCATATCTATTTCTAGCTTTGTGATAATTATTTGATTGTTTCTGTTTGGCTTTCTTTCTTTCTTTGCTGAACTTCTTAGACTTTTGGCGGTTAGCACGGTTTAACTGTTTTTCTGACTTTCGGTAAAACTGGGGCGAAGGTTCCATATTGCCTTTGTTATCGGCAATGAAATACTTCAATCCCAAGTCAATACCAACTACTTGGTTTGTGGGTTGCCTTTCAACTCTCACATCAACATCAACTGCAAATTGAGCATAGTAACCGTCAGCACGACGTACTAGACGGACACGTTTAATTTGCTTGATATCGTAGTAGTTAAGGTCATAGGTTCCCTTTAATTTCAGGGTTCCAATGCCTTTTTTGTCCGAAAAAGTTATGGCTTTACGGGTAAAAGAAAACTTCCAACCAGTTGATTTATATTCAACCGAACGGCAGTTTTTCTTAAACTTGGGAAAGCCTTTCTTGCCCAAAACCTTCTTCTTACAGTTATCGTAAAACCGAGATATCGCTCCCCAAGAACGTTCAGCAGCAGATTGTCTCGCCATCGAATTG
It encodes the following:
- a CDS encoding DUF6887 family protein produces the protein MTKPNFQAMTKQELRAYVLEHRDEQEAFYALVDKLREEPGIEITSMEQLHQLIEAKRDKADITDARAAIEKVSQIGTISLENLKRELRQ
- a CDS encoding type II toxin-antitoxin system RelE family toxin; translation: MSYKVQIINTAVQQIKQLNSQVQQQAIAKLEELAFNPLPEGVKNLESGENLYLVFLDKYRIVYQIHQEASLITVTKVAHPKDY
- the cobA gene encoding uroporphyrinogen-III C-methyltransferase, whose amino-acid sequence is MNRTITERNKYLGKVYLVGAGPGDPGLITLKAKGLLECADVVIYDALVSPAILAMINPQAEQINAGKRRGKHSLFQEETTQLLIDKAQDHAIVVRLKGGDPFIFGRGGEEMAELVNAGIPVEVVPGITSGIAAAAYAGIPLTHRLYSSSVTFVTGHEAAGKYKPLVNWSAIAHGSETVVIYMGIHNLPYIVEQLTKAGLSLETPIALVRWGTRPEQEELIGTLETIVQQVEESGFGAPAIAVIGQVVKMHEILSGCRPGKNQ
- a CDS encoding sirohydrochlorin chelatase, whose translation is MSFAYLLVSHGSRDPRPEIAMQELARIVSEKLHNNHNQANSEHLVGIAALEMSQKPLHEQIKQFAETAFGVEKVSENEHHLKILPLFLLPGVHVMTDIPAEVALARQATGEDIMIELQPYLGSHPDLNKLLSKQIAKIKAEAWILLAHGSRRPDSQKPIEAMAASLGAIAAYWSVPGSLELRVKELVAAGYEEIAILPYFLFPGGITDAIATSIETLKLQFSAVTFHLAEPLGASAELADLIWDLTDK
- a CDS encoding mobilization protein, whose translation is MPTIHLIDGEKGGVGKSLVARTMIQYCLDKNMPFVPVETDRSNPDVAGVYKGICQYAVFTEDEKQADKADKIFEIAMNKTVIANLAAQSHRAVKEWIEKNHLIELGDSQGVYFCKWFVSTGGYDSLNLFKQSVNSYGGKVPHVLIRNLGLCDDWEHVNSDVTIQEIVKKYNIKAIDFPKLAYKERNIIDQHRLTFADARQYKEFGIISKQRVVNFLKLAYAAFETVGIWYEEVK
- a CDS encoding DUF4359 domain-containing protein, which gives rise to MKQLTIIACTGAAAGIAALGVTMAKTNPSQVAYEEYAVQRLASYLKTDVCKKTTNFIENLIRFNCEKLVDEANPQMQEIINRTTERQNYIIFSVYRTDLKINSWIPSYRFETVGAFDQFYTYTAQEQ
- a CDS encoding RNA-guided endonuclease InsQ/TnpB family protein encodes the protein MIVYEFKFQGKEHQYQAIDEAIRTSQFIQNKCLRYWMDNKDSKVDKYALNKYCAVLAAEFPNACELNSMARQSAAERSWGAISRFYDNCKKKVLGKKGFPKFKKNCRSVEYKSTGWKFSFTRKAITFSDKKGIGTLKLKGTYDLNYYDIKQIKRVRLVRRADGYYAQFAVDVDVRVERQPTNQVVGIDLGLKYFIADNKGNMEPSPQFYRKSEKQLNRANRQKSKKFSKERKKAKQKQSNNYHKARNRYARKHLKVSRQRKEYCKRLAYSVIQSNDLVAYVGASPCRRLDLNVKGLVRNRHLAKSISDAGWYTFRQWLEYFGHKYGKVTVAVPPHNTSQNCSNCGKKVKKSLSTRTHVCLNCGYVEDRDINAAINILRLGLTTVGHTGSYATGDLPSWAVGASLLSNGESVNVESPRL